Proteins encoded by one window of Nicotiana tabacum cultivar K326 chromosome 10, ASM71507v2, whole genome shotgun sequence:
- the LOC142165514 gene encoding uncharacterized protein LOC142165514, with product MARHRKKLPSLSEAKEYEGKEETPTHNQPSRWLTGMGSAPTVFHKPAKDGEIDRTTVTPDTCIQQGLLPVTFGSFLPQKFQQIREEIEENEAQTLLKETTEAAQVYRRLQFSAHVNSGQIRQDMTCPVEVERKKEAMQKNRSSQKGKTLCYVPPAMRDGTFVVQIEDEDTKEHETYWSTALIGFVLGDNPYEKAMDNYDTNVWNFVEKPQILYHEDGYYIFRFENTEYRDLVLQAGPYTYHNKPFVLQQWRMDFKFDPGSVSVIPLWITFPGLPLGFWSIEALSKLDSVVGKPLYTDKITTEMEKVSYARVLVETDISQPLPDSFKMQTKRGVIIQQIEYEWKPKYCCDCIRFGHNSNECWLKEVQEKAVEVKVQQKDAGKKKQQHRGTLKWMPKDKKKNDVIQHTRNEGDMQQTNDKGDDKLTDNGKMKGKSIEDDPGDTGAFSLPKNDPMHLEYKGFCCNYKEHPNGRIWLLWKQNVEVQILLLDELFIHCEVQERSSTFKTLITVVYASNKVNKRQQLWVKLVNLGATIKESWLLSGDFNNVLHIDDRIGAPVTQSIVEKVWNQEVNGGNMHRVWNKLKDLKIELKELNTYVTSYRLQLNKARLIDQEKMALMEVEKWSNIEEQILHQKSRAHWIACGDSNSKYFHAQLKLRTNTNTINSIYTDLGDKVSDPILVEEEFVKFFRKLLGENNTTCECPNSEVIRQGPCLNMQQKEDLIKVVTRDEILQAIKDMPHDKAPGVDGFPIEFLTRHWQVVGDDIYEVVKDFFVTGRLHKGVSSTAVTLIPKVQNPSQVKDYRPIACCTILYKIIAKVLTTRLKPVIGGLIERSQSAFIEGRSITDNILFTHESFKGYNRKGISPRCVLKVDLRKAYDTVEWCFFRKIAY from the exons ATGGCTAGACATAGGAAGAAGCTTCCATCGCTATCAGAAGCTAAGGAATATGAAGGAAAGGAGGAAACACCTACTCACAATCAACCTAGTCGCTGGTTAACAGGAATGGGTAGTGCACCTACAGTTTTTCATAAACCAGCAAAGGATGGGGAAATTGACAGAACGACAGTGACGCCGGACACATGTATTCAACAGGGATTACTTCCGGTAACTTTTGGTAGTTTTTTGCcacaaaaatttcagcaaattagggaagaaattgaagaaaatgaagcgCAAACTCTGCTGAAGGAAACCACGGAAGCTGCTCAAGTCTATCGGCGATTACAATTTTCAGCACATGTAAACTCAGGGCAGATCCGGCAAGATATGACATGTCCAGTGGAAGTTGAGAGGAAAAAGGAAGCCATGCAGAAGAATCGAAGCTCTCAAAAGGGGAAAACATTATGCTATGTACCGCCTGCTATGAGGGATGGTACTTTTGTCGTGCAAATTGAAGATGAGGATACGAAGGAACATGAGACCTACTGGAGCACAGCTTTGATTGGGTTTGTGCTAGGTGACAACCCTTATGAGAAAGCAATGGACAACTATGACACAAATGTATGGAATTTTGTTGAGAAGCCTCAAATTCTATATCATGAGGATGGATACTATATTTTCAGGTTTGAAAATACTGAATATAGGGACCTAGTACTCCAAGCAGGACCTTATACATATCACAACAAGCCTTTTGTGCTGCAACAATGGAGAATGGATTTCAAATTTGATCCAGGAAGTGTGAGTGTGATTCCCTTGTGGATCACATTTCCAGGTCTACCACTGGGTTTTTGGTCTATAGAAGCACTCAGTAAACTAGATAGTGTTGTTGGGAAGCCTTTGTATACTGATAAGATCACTACTGAAATGGAAAAGGTGTCCTATGCAAGAGTTTTGGTGGAAACTGACATATCCCAACCACTACCAGATAGTTTTAAAATGCAAACTAAGAGGGGAGTAATAATTCAGCAAATTGAATATGAATGGAAGCCAAAGTATTGTTGTGACTGCATTAGATTTGGGCATAATTCAAACGAATGTTGGCTCAAGGAAGTGCAGGAAAAGGCAGTGGAAGTAAAAGTCCAACAAAAGGATGCTGGGAAAAAGAAGCAACAACACAGAGGGACCTTGAAATGGATGCCAAAAGATAAGAAGAAGAATGATGTGATTCAACATACTAGAAATGAAGGGGACATGCAACAAACAAATGACAAAGGAGATGATAAGCTTACTGATAATGGAAAAATGAAGGGGAAAAGT ATAGAAGATGATCCAGGGGACACTGGCGCATTCAGTTTACCCAAAAATGATCCTATGCACCTGGAATATAAGGG ATTTTGCTGTAACTACAAGGAACATCCAAATGGAAGGATTTGGCTATTGTGGAAACAAAATGTGGAGGTGCAGATACTGTTGCTTGATGAACTGTTTATACATTGTGAAGTCCAAGAAAGAAGTTCCACTTTTAAGACTTTGATAACTGTGGTGTATGCAAGTAATAAGGTAAACAAAAGGCAGCAACTATGGGTTAAACTTGTGAATTTAGGAGCAACTATTAAGGAGAGTTGGCTACTTAGTGGAGACTTCAATAATGTCCTCCACATTGATGATAGGATAGGGGCTCCAGTTACACAAA GCATAGTGGAAAAGGtatggaatcaagaggtaaatgGAGGCAACATGCACAGGGTATGGAATAAGCTTAAAGATTTGAAAATTGAACTGAAGGAATTGAACACTTATGTGACTTCCTATAGGCTTCAGCTCAATAAGGCCAG GTTGATTGATCAAGAAAAAATGGCTTTGATGGAAGtagagaaatggagcaacatagAGGAACAAATTCTACATCAGAAATCTAGAGCACATTGGATAGCTTGTGGAGACTCAAATTCTAAGTATTTCCATGCACAGTTGAAGCTGAGGACAAACACAAATACTATAAACTCTATCTACACTGACTTGGGAGACAAGGTATCTGATCCTATACTGGTGGAGGAAGAGTTTGTCAAGTTCTTCAGGAAGCTACTAGGAGAGAATAACACTACATGTGAATGTCCAAACTCTGAGGTCATACGTCAAGGACCTTGTCTTAATATGCAGCAGAAGGAGGACCTAATCAAAGTAGTTACAAGAGATGAAATACTTCAGGCAATAAAAGATATGCCCCATGATAAGGCACCAGGAGTGGATGGGTTTCCAATTGAATTTCTCACAAGACATTGGCAAGTAGTAGGTGATGACATATATGAGGTTGTGAAGGATTTTTTTGTGACTGGGAGGCTGCATAAAGGAGTGAGCAGTACTGCTGTAACACTGATTCCTAAAGTGCAAAATCCTAGTCAAGTTAAAGACTATAGGCCCATAGCATGCTGTACAATACTGTATAAGATCATCGCAAAGGTCCTCACAACAAGACTAAAACCAGTCATTGGAGGTCTAATTGAGAGATCACAGTCAGCATTTATAGAAGGTAGAAGTATTACAGACAACATTTTGTTCACACATGAATCGTTCAAAGGATATAATAGAAAGGGTATCTCCCCAAGATGTGTTCTTAAAGTGGATTTGAGGAAAGCTTACGACACAGTAGAATGGTGTTTTTTTAGAAAGATTGCTTACTGA